In the genome of Methanopyrus kandleri AV19, one region contains:
- a CDS encoding creatininase family protein: protein METRKLRHPEVDLEGEVVLLPVGSTEQHGLHLPLGTDHLIAEALCREVSKRTGAPWYPAIPYGVSRHHMGFPGTVSLRTKTMVALLTDVHRSFLHHGAAATLAVNGHGGNEAALGTVAEEEERFHWISWWKLAPIDELETDWGGHADELETSVMLYLHPELVGEERKVDGRPTKPWEFPDYHEISETGTKGDPRPATADKGKRIFKTVVERLVDIVEELREMYG from the coding sequence GTGGAAACCCGTAAGCTACGGCACCCCGAGGTCGACCTGGAGGGTGAGGTGGTCCTGTTACCTGTCGGGAGCACCGAGCAACACGGTCTACACTTACCCTTGGGCACCGATCACCTCATCGCGGAGGCGCTCTGCCGGGAGGTGTCGAAGCGGACCGGAGCACCCTGGTACCCGGCGATACCCTACGGTGTATCGCGCCACCACATGGGGTTCCCGGGTACGGTGTCGTTGAGAACGAAGACCATGGTCGCACTGCTCACGGACGTACACAGGTCGTTCCTACATCACGGGGCCGCGGCCACCTTAGCCGTCAACGGACACGGAGGAAACGAAGCCGCGTTAGGCACCGTCGCCGAGGAGGAAGAACGGTTTCATTGGATCAGTTGGTGGAAGTTAGCCCCGATCGACGAGCTCGAGACCGACTGGGGAGGTCATGCGGACGAGCTGGAGACCTCGGTGATGCTGTACTTGCACCCGGAGCTGGTAGGAGAGGAGCGTAAAGTCGACGGGAGACCGACGAAGCCTTGGGAGTTCCCGGACTATCACGAGATCTCGGAAACCGGAACGAAGGGAGACCCACGTCCCGCCACGGCGGACAAGGGGAAGAGAATCTTCAAGACCGTCGTCGAGCGGCTGGTGGATATTGTGGAGGAACTAAGGGAAATGTACGGGTGA
- the rnhB gene encoding ribonuclease HII has product MSGVMGIDEAGRGPVFGPMVVAGVLAPKRELGLGARDSKELTRSARRRLIRALMSDERLRVDLRIVWPWEIDEEGVAKAEFEAIRELVRRAMPDEVILDKPGNYSPERLRRELDLPEGINLIAEERADAKYEVVSAASIVAKTYRDWIVRLLELEYGEVGSGYPSDPRTVDRLRRELRRGGELLKYFRRSWETYKRVESEVKQRKLEDFF; this is encoded by the coding sequence ATGAGCGGTGTAATGGGTATCGATGAAGCCGGACGTGGACCCGTGTTCGGCCCTATGGTCGTGGCCGGTGTACTGGCTCCGAAGCGGGAGCTCGGCCTAGGCGCGAGAGATTCGAAGGAACTCACACGGAGTGCGCGTCGTAGACTGATCCGCGCGTTGATGTCGGACGAGCGATTAAGGGTGGACCTGAGGATAGTGTGGCCGTGGGAGATAGACGAAGAGGGCGTGGCGAAGGCGGAGTTCGAAGCTATCAGGGAGCTAGTACGCCGTGCTATGCCCGACGAGGTAATCCTGGACAAACCGGGAAACTACTCACCCGAGCGACTGCGAAGGGAGCTCGACTTGCCCGAAGGAATCAACCTAATCGCTGAAGAGAGGGCGGACGCGAAGTACGAAGTAGTTTCAGCGGCCTCGATCGTAGCCAAGACGTACCGTGACTGGATAGTAAGGCTCCTGGAGCTGGAATACGGAGAGGTCGGGTCGGGGTACCCTTCGGACCCCCGTACCGTAGATCGCCTTCGTCGGGAACTACGTCGGGGTGGTGAGTTGCTGAAGTACTTCAGACGGTCGTGGGAGACGTACAAGCGCGTTGAGAGTGAAGTGAAGCAGCGAAAGCTCGAGGACTTCTTCTGA
- a CDS encoding radical SAM protein: protein MSCSDGLPGEVCAVLWTQGCPLRCPWCHNPETRDPNGGKKADVETILRDVEKYAVYLDALIVSGGEPLLQPCEELKALARGARGLGLKVVLDTSGFPPDRLGKVISSFDRVALDLKAPLRDDEYMEATGGGMTASDFLKAARIARRRCDLELRITVHPWLDDVPRVVEAVRKASPDVVVVQRYVGDKEVGIDPEELAEKLRESCENVVVRV from the coding sequence GTGAGCTGCTCCGATGGCTTACCCGGTGAAGTGTGTGCGGTCCTTTGGACTCAAGGATGTCCGCTACGATGTCCATGGTGCCACAACCCGGAGACCCGCGATCCGAACGGGGGAAAGAAGGCCGATGTCGAGACCATCTTACGGGACGTGGAGAAGTACGCCGTTTACCTGGACGCACTGATAGTGAGCGGAGGAGAACCACTCCTGCAGCCGTGCGAGGAGCTGAAAGCGCTGGCACGTGGTGCTCGGGGCTTGGGTCTCAAGGTCGTCTTGGATACCTCCGGGTTCCCCCCGGATCGCCTCGGGAAGGTCATCTCGAGCTTCGACAGGGTAGCGCTGGACCTGAAAGCGCCTCTACGCGATGACGAGTACATGGAAGCGACTGGCGGCGGCATGACGGCTTCGGACTTCCTGAAAGCGGCCCGGATAGCACGCCGGCGATGTGACCTGGAACTGCGGATCACGGTGCATCCGTGGCTTGACGACGTGCCGAGGGTCGTGGAGGCAGTCCGGAAGGCGTCCCCCGACGTGGTGGTCGTTCAGCGATACGTCGGGGACAAGGAGGTCGGGATCGACCCCGAAGAACTCGCCGAGAAGCTCCGAGAGAGTTGTGAGAATGTCGTGGTACGGGTGTGA
- the tgtA gene encoding tRNA guanosine(15) transglycosylase TgtA — protein MNVAFEVKDRDVAGRLGRLEVNGRRLKTPALLPVVNPNKPTLDPREISKLGFDGVITNAYIIRKHEHLREQALEEGVHGLLGFDGFVMTDSGSFQLAEYGDVEVSNEEIVRFQAKIGSDVGTILDVPTPPDAPRSRVERDLETTLKRAREAVELDEHPPLALTVQGSTYEDLRRLCAEKLAELPAAVYPVGGVVPLLEEYRFVDVVRVVLAAKSSLPPHRPVHLFGCGHPLAIPLAVAMGCDLFDSASYAIYARSDRYMSILGTLKLEELETFPCSCPACTRHDPDDVREMEPRERTRVLATHNLYELRRVIETTRQAIVSGELWELAESVCRAHPRAWAGMVELARRGGELERWCPAVKRSVFVCDEVSKGRPELRLYRRRLRDRFGELSGRKVVKGISRPYAEIVEWLEPWELAFADEWLGVVPGELSWSYPCHCLVEPSGDDEGEDRRRGEEGRRR, from the coding sequence TTGAACGTTGCATTCGAAGTTAAGGATCGGGACGTGGCGGGCAGGCTCGGGCGTCTCGAGGTCAATGGCAGGAGACTGAAGACGCCCGCCCTGTTGCCCGTGGTTAACCCCAACAAACCCACCTTGGATCCACGGGAGATCTCCAAGCTAGGTTTCGACGGGGTGATCACGAACGCCTACATTATCCGGAAGCACGAGCACCTACGCGAGCAGGCGCTCGAGGAAGGCGTCCATGGGCTCCTTGGGTTCGACGGGTTCGTGATGACGGATTCCGGCTCGTTCCAGCTGGCGGAGTACGGCGATGTCGAAGTATCCAACGAAGAGATCGTGCGGTTCCAAGCGAAGATCGGGTCAGATGTGGGCACTATCCTCGACGTGCCGACGCCACCCGACGCTCCGAGGTCCAGGGTCGAACGTGACCTCGAGACCACACTGAAAAGGGCTCGCGAAGCGGTGGAGCTCGACGAACACCCTCCGTTAGCTCTCACCGTCCAAGGGTCCACGTACGAGGACCTTCGGAGACTGTGCGCAGAGAAACTGGCGGAGCTGCCGGCGGCGGTGTATCCCGTGGGAGGCGTCGTACCGCTGCTGGAGGAGTACCGGTTCGTAGACGTGGTACGAGTGGTCCTAGCCGCGAAGTCCTCGCTGCCTCCACATCGCCCTGTACACCTCTTCGGTTGCGGGCATCCGCTGGCGATTCCACTCGCCGTCGCGATGGGGTGCGATCTGTTCGACTCCGCATCTTACGCTATCTACGCCAGATCGGACCGGTACATGTCCATCCTAGGTACTCTGAAGTTAGAGGAGCTGGAGACCTTCCCGTGTTCCTGCCCAGCGTGTACACGACACGATCCGGACGACGTCCGCGAGATGGAGCCGCGAGAACGTACCCGAGTGTTGGCTACGCATAACCTCTACGAGTTGCGCAGGGTGATAGAGACCACGAGGCAGGCTATAGTGTCGGGAGAGCTATGGGAGTTGGCCGAATCGGTATGCCGAGCACATCCGCGTGCTTGGGCAGGGATGGTGGAGTTAGCGCGACGTGGAGGAGAACTGGAACGATGGTGTCCGGCCGTAAAGCGTAGCGTGTTCGTATGCGATGAGGTCTCGAAGGGACGTCCCGAGCTACGTCTCTACCGTCGACGGCTCCGGGACAGGTTCGGCGAGCTCTCGGGGCGTAAAGTGGTGAAAGGGATAAGCAGACCCTACGCAGAGATCGTCGAGTGGTTAGAACCATGGGAGCTGGCGTTCGCCGACGAGTGGTTAGGAGTGGTACCCGGAGAACTGTCATGGTCGTACCCTTGCCACTGCCTCGTGGAGCCTAGCGGGGATGATGAGGGTGAGGACCGACGGAGGGGTGAAGAGGGTCGCAGGCGCTGA
- a CDS encoding N2,N2-dimethylguanosine tRNA methyltransferase, with translation MRTDGGVKRVAGAEFVLYKEGGSEFYVPDPERYSQDGLPTRDAPVAFAPNAAVNRSVLVLFHRVRPVRRFGDVFCGVGARAIRLHIEAEVEWSVLSDVNPIACQIAMINVRRLGLPSEVRCMDAVAALSTFDFDAVDLDVFGTPIPFAQAAFRCVRDGYVHVTATDLESLYTPAARRKYLLEGPLPRRDTDLEVRAVVGALARLAASVDIGIEPMYCLVEPGVRIRVGLECRRGRSRANETLDMLDYVDGVGPVWGGDLHDEDVVEEMLEELDCTGWSEKHARDVRKSLEVTF, from the coding sequence GTGAGGACCGACGGAGGGGTGAAGAGGGTCGCAGGCGCTGAGTTCGTCCTTTATAAGGAAGGGGGATCGGAGTTTTACGTGCCGGACCCGGAACGTTACTCTCAGGATGGCCTTCCCACCCGTGATGCACCGGTAGCGTTCGCACCGAACGCCGCCGTGAACAGGTCCGTACTCGTCCTGTTCCACCGAGTACGTCCTGTGAGGAGGTTCGGAGACGTGTTCTGTGGTGTCGGCGCCAGGGCCATCCGCCTTCATATTGAAGCCGAGGTGGAGTGGTCCGTACTATCCGATGTGAACCCCATTGCGTGTCAAATCGCAATGATCAACGTCCGGAGACTCGGACTACCATCGGAGGTTAGGTGTATGGATGCCGTCGCCGCACTTTCTACCTTCGACTTCGATGCCGTCGACTTGGACGTGTTCGGGACCCCGATACCGTTCGCCCAAGCCGCGTTTCGGTGCGTACGCGACGGTTACGTGCACGTCACCGCCACAGACCTCGAATCGCTGTATACCCCGGCGGCCCGCCGCAAATATCTCCTCGAGGGACCGCTCCCTCGGCGGGACACGGATCTAGAGGTCCGGGCTGTGGTAGGAGCCTTAGCGCGCTTAGCGGCTTCAGTTGACATCGGGATCGAGCCGATGTACTGCCTCGTCGAGCCCGGGGTTAGGATTCGGGTGGGATTGGAGTGCCGTAGGGGCCGGTCCAGAGCGAACGAAACTTTGGATATGCTAGACTACGTCGACGGGGTAGGACCGGTCTGGGGAGGTGATCTTCACGACGAAGACGTCGTCGAGGAGATGTTGGAAGAGCTCGACTGTACGGGTTGGAGCGAAAAACACGCCCGGGACGTCCGGAAGTCCCTAGAGGTAACATTTTGA
- the ppcA gene encoding phosphoenolpyruvate carboxylase: MIREVEKVREARIARTLATQHPDATKFVRVQEEPEEAVECLVELGAEEYMVDFEGKLTPYLQPIQVLMELYDAGVRVGEERFVIVRVPSATKENVLRQVQALLGVMEANSELLKEDPDARGIFEVVHPMTSSPEELVETVDRISYARRFASRELDVPLKAGNLRIIPLIEEVPELLDIRNILTGYVEGMREIGMDVSYLRVFIGRSDPALSYGHLPAVLACKLAIFEVYELSDELGVPMAPILGGGCLPFRGHIRPGMEEEFVEEYAGTATYTVQSGFRYDHDREKAVASIRRINELAANDPLQLSGDDIEYLVLATAIFMKHYLSVFFRCIGTLNIVADMIPNTRDRLARKGPVGYARDIPEPDRVGAQCKDLGDVGRELYRELRRMRVEKLPELPRAIKFTGACYTVGMPPELIGTGRGLAEIEERLGEDALDAVISRLYPMLREDLQFAVEYTFLETAGSVLPSSGVAMVNTDLEYCVEYLDLEPPSDFEYQNLVHTLEPYLRYVVSEGGVEEVNPFVRDLLLEMGRMRGSLG, translated from the coding sequence GTGATCAGGGAGGTGGAGAAAGTCCGAGAAGCTCGAATTGCACGGACGCTGGCCACCCAGCATCCTGACGCGACGAAGTTCGTGAGGGTGCAGGAGGAGCCTGAGGAGGCCGTGGAGTGTCTGGTCGAGCTCGGCGCGGAGGAATACATGGTGGATTTCGAGGGCAAGCTGACGCCGTACCTGCAGCCCATTCAGGTCCTCATGGAACTGTACGACGCCGGCGTTCGGGTGGGAGAGGAACGTTTCGTGATCGTCAGGGTACCTAGTGCGACGAAGGAGAACGTACTACGCCAAGTCCAGGCCCTGCTGGGTGTAATGGAAGCCAACTCGGAGTTGCTTAAGGAGGACCCAGACGCCCGCGGGATCTTCGAGGTAGTACATCCCATGACGTCCTCGCCCGAAGAGCTCGTGGAAACAGTGGACAGGATCTCATACGCGCGCAGGTTCGCGTCCCGTGAGCTAGACGTACCACTTAAGGCGGGAAACCTCCGGATCATCCCACTTATCGAGGAAGTTCCCGAACTCCTAGACATTCGCAACATTCTAACGGGCTACGTGGAAGGGATGCGTGAAATCGGGATGGACGTCAGCTACCTCAGGGTGTTCATCGGACGCTCCGACCCCGCGCTATCCTACGGGCATCTTCCGGCGGTCCTCGCCTGCAAGCTGGCCATTTTCGAAGTGTATGAGCTGTCGGACGAACTAGGTGTCCCGATGGCGCCTATCTTAGGAGGCGGGTGCCTGCCGTTCCGCGGCCATATTAGGCCGGGAATGGAAGAAGAGTTCGTAGAGGAGTACGCGGGCACCGCCACGTACACCGTACAATCCGGATTCCGGTACGATCACGACCGGGAAAAGGCCGTTGCGTCCATCCGCCGCATTAACGAGCTCGCCGCGAACGACCCACTCCAACTTTCCGGGGACGACATCGAGTACCTCGTCTTAGCCACCGCGATCTTCATGAAGCACTACCTCAGCGTGTTCTTCCGTTGCATAGGTACGCTGAACATCGTCGCCGACATGATCCCCAATACAAGGGACCGATTGGCACGTAAGGGGCCCGTAGGGTACGCGCGGGACATTCCCGAACCTGACCGTGTCGGAGCACAGTGTAAGGACCTTGGAGATGTGGGTCGTGAGTTATACCGCGAACTGCGCCGAATGAGGGTCGAGAAGCTGCCCGAGCTGCCACGCGCGATCAAATTCACGGGAGCCTGCTACACCGTCGGGATGCCACCGGAGCTCATCGGAACCGGAAGGGGACTCGCGGAGATCGAGGAGCGGCTAGGTGAAGATGCGTTGGACGCTGTGATCTCACGATTGTACCCCATGCTACGCGAGGATCTGCAGTTCGCAGTGGAGTACACCTTCCTCGAAACGGCCGGATCCGTCCTACCGTCGTCCGGAGTAGCGATGGTCAACACCGACCTGGAGTACTGCGTCGAGTACCTCGACCTGGAACCCCCATCCGACTTCGAGTACCAGAACCTGGTACACACGTTGGAACCGTACCTCAGGTACGTGGTCTCGGAGGGTGGTGTAGAGGAAGTCAACCCGTTCGTGAGGGATCTCCTCCTCGAGATGGGCCGAATGCGTGGATCACTCGGATGA
- a CDS encoding AAA family ATPase codes for MTVREVYEELREVVLEKLGKGEDPLPQILGQREVKIQVLSALIAGRHVLIEGPPGIGKTTLARAVADLLPPAEVVKGCPFHCHPKEPVCPLCRARDEDELETETIPGCERFVRIQGSPDLTPEDLLGDIDPIAALEYGPTDPRAFTPGKLLRGNRGVVFFDEINRCPEKLQNALLQVLEEQRATIAGYEVDYPANFVMIATMNPHEYAGTEELSEVLLDRFDTVKMTYPKSKETEKRIVVERGEDFGVKVPEYVLEFIVDLVRATRDHDDIERPASVRATIGLYERAQTHAALQGRSKVELQDVIEVAPSVLRKRIKLSPRVQHVKSEEDVIKEIIQEVLEGYGKTEVPDTDGIPGKSKPDEGASTGAPEGRRRSRRWRPRRTQEHPDGARLGSEKRSRSDSRTVSRSESQKTSATDSAADGEVLDDEYHRRLRFRALTKEDQRKYVEGEPEYVFAARVLRQLLNRGIEYIRPDQLAESLVTSAAYVKGKYGRRFIEEITGWSYDEIASQQHDYSLIDELEEEIQRRLEILQKLGFVRPSYQGGVSLTLKGRELAAFSALIEELEAFEGTEFGHHAAKRLSERGTGSRSYSREYRRGDPYANLDVRGSLRTAVRRGRREILPEDLRSFDREEEVCLDIVYVIDTSGSMSGDRIDAAKRAAIALAHFSVKAGDRVGIVGFNTKAEIVVDITSDVEEIITKVMSLKPGGATDIGDAIRVGTELFRRCGRPDRDWHMILLTDGVPTKGEPDPETKALSEATAASRMGVTISTIGIKLPEEGIRLIEHIAGISGGRSHHITDPEELTLVTLNEYRRAKGMGP; via the coding sequence TTGACTGTCAGGGAAGTGTATGAGGAACTGCGCGAGGTAGTCCTGGAGAAGCTCGGTAAAGGCGAGGATCCCCTCCCTCAGATTCTCGGGCAGAGAGAGGTCAAGATCCAGGTTCTCTCCGCGCTCATCGCCGGACGGCACGTGCTCATCGAGGGTCCGCCCGGCATCGGCAAGACGACCCTCGCTCGCGCCGTCGCGGACCTCCTACCTCCCGCTGAGGTTGTGAAGGGGTGTCCCTTCCACTGTCATCCGAAGGAGCCGGTATGTCCCTTGTGCCGAGCTCGCGACGAGGACGAGCTCGAGACGGAGACCATTCCAGGGTGTGAGCGGTTCGTACGGATTCAGGGGAGTCCTGACCTCACTCCGGAGGATCTGCTCGGAGACATAGATCCCATCGCGGCCCTCGAGTACGGACCGACCGACCCTCGGGCTTTCACTCCAGGGAAGCTGCTCCGAGGCAACCGTGGCGTAGTGTTCTTCGACGAGATCAACCGATGTCCCGAGAAGCTCCAGAACGCGCTGCTCCAAGTCTTAGAGGAGCAGCGTGCTACGATCGCGGGTTACGAAGTTGACTACCCCGCCAACTTCGTCATGATCGCCACCATGAACCCACACGAATACGCGGGAACCGAGGAACTCTCCGAGGTTCTCCTAGATCGCTTTGATACCGTGAAGATGACGTATCCCAAATCCAAGGAGACCGAGAAACGCATCGTCGTCGAACGGGGAGAAGACTTCGGAGTGAAGGTCCCGGAGTACGTCCTCGAGTTCATAGTCGACCTGGTTCGAGCCACTCGAGACCACGACGACATCGAGAGGCCCGCCAGCGTCCGCGCCACCATCGGTTTATACGAGCGGGCGCAAACTCATGCGGCGTTGCAAGGGAGATCGAAGGTCGAGCTGCAGGACGTCATCGAGGTCGCTCCTTCGGTCCTCCGCAAGCGCATCAAGTTGAGTCCGAGGGTCCAACACGTTAAATCGGAGGAGGACGTCATCAAAGAGATCATCCAGGAGGTGCTCGAGGGATACGGGAAGACCGAAGTGCCGGACACGGACGGGATCCCGGGAAAGTCGAAACCCGATGAGGGGGCGTCGACTGGCGCCCCTGAGGGACGTCGGAGAAGTCGCCGGTGGAGGCCGAGGCGTACTCAGGAACATCCGGACGGGGCGAGGCTTGGAAGCGAAAAGCGAAGTCGGTCGGATTCTCGTACGGTTTCGAGGAGTGAGAGTCAAAAGACCTCAGCCACCGATTCAGCCGCGGATGGTGAGGTTCTGGATGATGAGTACCACAGGAGGTTGCGATTCCGAGCCCTCACGAAGGAGGACCAGCGCAAATACGTCGAAGGGGAGCCGGAGTACGTCTTCGCGGCCCGCGTCCTCCGCCAACTGCTCAACCGGGGTATAGAGTACATCCGACCCGATCAGCTGGCGGAGTCCCTGGTTACCAGTGCGGCATACGTCAAGGGGAAATATGGTCGGAGGTTCATCGAGGAAATTACGGGGTGGTCCTACGACGAAATCGCCTCACAGCAGCACGATTACTCGCTCATAGACGAGCTAGAGGAGGAAATCCAGAGGAGACTGGAGATCCTTCAAAAACTAGGGTTCGTGCGCCCATCTTACCAAGGAGGCGTGAGCCTGACACTAAAAGGTAGAGAACTCGCGGCGTTTTCCGCGCTGATCGAGGAGCTCGAAGCCTTCGAAGGCACCGAGTTTGGACATCATGCGGCTAAACGTCTGAGTGAGCGAGGCACTGGGAGTAGGAGCTACTCCCGAGAGTACCGTCGTGGAGATCCCTACGCGAATCTCGACGTACGTGGATCACTCCGGACCGCCGTTCGCCGCGGACGTCGCGAGATCCTTCCCGAAGATCTGCGCTCGTTCGACAGGGAGGAGGAGGTATGTCTCGATATCGTGTACGTCATAGACACCTCCGGTAGCATGTCGGGAGACCGCATCGACGCTGCTAAGCGCGCCGCGATAGCTCTCGCTCACTTCAGCGTGAAGGCGGGGGACCGAGTAGGTATCGTAGGGTTCAACACTAAGGCGGAGATCGTTGTGGACATCACGTCGGATGTGGAGGAGATCATCACCAAGGTGATGTCGCTGAAGCCCGGTGGTGCCACGGACATCGGCGATGCGATCCGCGTAGGCACTGAGCTTTTCAGACGCTGTGGAAGACCAGATCGGGATTGGCACATGATCCTACTGACGGACGGGGTACCCACCAAAGGGGAGCCCGATCCGGAGACGAAGGCACTATCCGAAGCTACCGCAGCGAGCCGAATGGGAGTGACGATCTCTACGATCGGGATTAAACTGCCCGAGGAAGGTATTCGGTTGATCGAACACATCGCCGGAATCTCAGGCGGCCGCTCGCACCACATTACCGACCCGGAAGAGCTCACGCTGGTGACCCTCAACGAGTACCGCAGGGCCAAGGGGATGGGGCCTTGA
- the nth gene encoding endonuclease III domain-containing protein: MNPVMEIVKHYEDHPIMKKLKVRRDPFRALIQAIISQRTRDDVTDRVAERFLRKFKTPKDVAEVNLKDLVETLRDAGLYRQKAKMIKECCERILADGLDLEEIVQKPTEEARRELMRLPGVGPKTADVVLLFAGGHDVCPVDTHVARVSRRLGLTDSKEYFEVQEAVHEMVPEGERGKAHLALIQFGREICRPRKPQCELCFVRRFCPYGGEQA; this comes from the coding sequence GTGAATCCCGTGATGGAGATCGTAAAGCACTACGAGGATCACCCCATCATGAAAAAGCTGAAGGTACGGCGTGATCCTTTCCGGGCCCTCATTCAAGCCATCATATCTCAACGGACCAGGGACGACGTGACGGACAGAGTGGCGGAAAGGTTCCTGCGGAAATTCAAGACTCCGAAAGACGTCGCAGAAGTGAATCTGAAGGATCTCGTCGAGACGCTCCGCGACGCCGGGCTCTACCGTCAGAAGGCCAAAATGATCAAGGAGTGCTGTGAACGTATTCTCGCGGACGGATTGGATCTCGAGGAGATCGTTCAGAAGCCTACGGAAGAAGCGCGACGGGAGTTAATGCGTCTGCCAGGGGTCGGTCCGAAGACAGCCGACGTGGTGTTGCTGTTCGCGGGTGGTCATGACGTCTGTCCGGTCGATACCCACGTAGCTCGGGTTTCGAGGAGGCTCGGTCTGACCGACTCGAAGGAGTACTTCGAGGTCCAGGAGGCTGTACACGAGATGGTTCCCGAGGGCGAACGCGGTAAAGCGCACCTCGCACTCATACAATTCGGACGCGAGATATGCCGTCCTCGAAAACCCCAGTGCGAGTTGTGCTTCGTCCGTCGTTTCTGCCCGTACGGAGGGGAACAGGCTTGA